Proteins from a single region of Sphingopyxis sp. BSN-002:
- the hemC gene encoding hydroxymethylbilane synthase: protein MASILLPTTARPLRIGTRASPLALAQANMAAAALVKAHALAPGALEIVPMTATGDRIQDRALAEVGGKALWTRELDAALDAGDIDIAVHSLKDVETVRDARFALGAMLERADPRDRLVVRNDVEAASVVDLPHGARLGTSSPRRAAQVKRLRPDLVTTLLRGNVQTRLAKLEAGDVDATLLAAAGLDRLGMQDVGSGQAIDLLLPAASQGAIGIECRADDAATFALLKAIDHAPTHRAVAAERALLAALGGDCRSPVAAHAHWREDGSLRLDAEIYSEDGAEHVAGHALIAGEGDAAALADRLLGEAPEAVRRLFTV from the coding sequence ATGGCTTCGATTCTGCTCCCGACAACCGCCCGACCGCTTCGCATAGGTACGCGCGCCTCGCCGCTGGCGCTTGCACAGGCGAATATGGCGGCGGCGGCGCTGGTCAAAGCGCACGCGCTGGCGCCCGGCGCGCTCGAAATCGTGCCGATGACCGCAACAGGCGACCGGATCCAGGATCGCGCGCTCGCCGAGGTTGGCGGCAAGGCGCTGTGGACGCGCGAACTCGACGCCGCGCTTGATGCGGGCGACATCGACATCGCGGTCCACAGCCTGAAGGACGTCGAGACGGTCCGCGATGCGCGCTTTGCGCTCGGCGCGATGCTCGAACGGGCCGATCCGCGCGACCGGCTGGTGGTAAGGAATGACGTCGAGGCGGCAAGTGTCGTCGACCTGCCCCACGGCGCGCGGCTCGGTACGAGCAGCCCGCGGCGCGCGGCGCAGGTGAAACGGCTGCGGCCCGATCTGGTCACGACGCTGCTGCGCGGAAACGTCCAGACACGGCTGGCAAAGCTCGAAGCAGGTGATGTCGATGCAACCCTGCTTGCGGCGGCGGGGCTCGATCGTCTGGGAATGCAGGACGTCGGCAGCGGGCAAGCGATCGACCTGCTGCTTCCCGCGGCGTCGCAAGGGGCGATCGGGATCGAGTGCCGCGCCGACGACGCCGCGACCTTCGCGCTGCTGAAGGCGATCGATCATGCGCCGACGCATCGTGCGGTGGCGGCCGAACGGGCGCTGCTCGCGGCGCTTGGCGGCGATTGCCGCTCGCCGGTGGCGGCGCATGCGCATTGGCGCGAGGACGGATCGCTGCGGCTCGACGCCGAAATCTATTCGGAGGACGGCGCCGAGCATGTCGCGGGGCATGCGCTGATCGCGGGCGAGGGCGATGCCGCAGCGCTCGCCGACCGGTTGCTTGGCGAGGCTCCGGAAGCCGTACGACGGCTTTTCACCGTATGA
- a CDS encoding mitofilin family membrane protein has product MAIDSIDTSAPADGAVPVKRLSFRALFIAAMVLLLAGVVGGGWAMSRWLAADPKTETTVTDSPAPDGRLAALGPVAAADPAAEPAIPVGADALGARVAELEQRLSRITLQAESASGNASRAEGLLVAFAVRRALDRGLSLGYLEAQLRLRFGDDQPNAVKTIIETSREPVTLEQLRTELDAIAPELVGRSGDNGSLWTGLRRELGELFVVRPAGTQSPRATERLERARRYLAGGMADKAIAEVQAMPGAAAASEWLIEARRYHEARRALDLIETAAILEPRDGTAVAMARKPAVTTP; this is encoded by the coding sequence ATGGCTATCGACAGCATCGACACGTCCGCGCCCGCGGACGGCGCGGTACCGGTTAAGCGACTGTCCTTCAGGGCTCTTTTCATTGCCGCGATGGTTCTGCTGCTTGCGGGCGTGGTCGGCGGCGGATGGGCGATGAGTCGCTGGCTCGCGGCCGATCCGAAAACGGAAACGACCGTCACCGACAGCCCCGCGCCGGATGGCCGGCTTGCGGCACTGGGGCCGGTGGCGGCGGCCGATCCCGCGGCCGAACCGGCGATTCCGGTTGGCGCCGATGCGCTCGGCGCGCGCGTCGCCGAACTCGAACAACGGCTGTCGCGGATCACACTCCAGGCCGAATCGGCGTCGGGCAACGCATCGCGCGCCGAAGGGCTGCTTGTGGCGTTTGCGGTACGCCGCGCGCTCGATCGCGGGCTGTCGCTCGGCTATCTGGAGGCGCAATTGCGCCTGCGCTTCGGCGACGACCAGCCGAATGCGGTGAAGACGATCATCGAAACCTCGCGCGAGCCGGTGACGCTCGAGCAACTGCGCACCGAACTCGACGCGATCGCGCCCGAACTCGTCGGGCGCAGCGGCGACAATGGCAGCCTGTGGACGGGGCTGCGCCGCGAGCTCGGCGAATTGTTCGTCGTACGCCCCGCAGGCACCCAGTCGCCGCGCGCGACCGAACGGCTCGAACGCGCGCGTCGCTATCTCGCGGGCGGGATGGCCGACAAGGCGATCGCCGAGGTGCAGGCGATGCCCGGTGCCGCAGCCGCAAGCGAGTGGCTGATCGAGGCGCGCCGCTATCACGAGGCGCGGCGCGCGCTTGACCTGATCGAGACCGCGGCGATATTGGAGCCGCGCGACGGAACCGCCGTCGCAATGGCCCGCAAACCGGCCGTCACGACCCCCTAG
- a CDS encoding acyl-CoA dehydrogenase, producing MALADPQRIESLDPFDPLQLADQLSDEERMIQGAARAYAEGELLPRVTSAFLEERFDREIMSEMGQLGLLGATIDPEYGGAGLSYVSYGLIAREVERIDSGYRSACSVQSSLVIHPINAYGSEEQKRKYLPGLTSGELVGCFGLTEPDAGSDPGSMRTRAEKIEGGYRLKGAKMWITNSPIADVFVVWAKSDAHDGAIRGFILEKGMKGLSAPKIEGKVSLRASITGEIVMDGVEVGEDALLPHVSGLKGPFGCLNRARYGIGWGAMGAAEFCYEAARNYTLERKQFGRPLAANQIVQLKLANMLTEISMGLQTALRVGRLIDEGRLVPDAISLLKRNNCGKALDIARVARDMHGGNGISADYHVIRHAVNLETVNTYEGTHDVHALILGRAITGIPAFF from the coding sequence ATGGCCCTCGCCGATCCGCAGCGCATCGAATCGCTCGACCCGTTCGATCCCCTCCAGCTCGCCGACCAGCTGAGCGACGAAGAGCGGATGATCCAGGGCGCCGCGCGCGCCTATGCTGAAGGCGAGCTGCTGCCGCGCGTGACCTCGGCGTTTCTTGAGGAACGTTTCGACCGCGAGATCATGTCGGAGATGGGACAGCTCGGCCTGCTCGGCGCGACGATCGATCCCGAATATGGCGGCGCGGGGCTGAGCTACGTCAGCTATGGCCTGATCGCACGCGAGGTCGAACGGATCGATTCGGGGTACCGCTCGGCCTGTTCGGTCCAGAGCTCGCTCGTGATCCATCCGATCAACGCCTATGGCAGCGAGGAGCAGAAGCGGAAATATCTGCCCGGCCTCACATCGGGCGAACTCGTCGGCTGTTTCGGCCTGACGGAGCCCGACGCGGGAAGCGACCCCGGCAGCATGCGCACGCGCGCCGAGAAGATCGAAGGCGGCTATCGCCTGAAGGGCGCGAAGATGTGGATCACCAATTCGCCGATCGCCGACGTCTTCGTCGTCTGGGCGAAATCCGACGCGCACGACGGCGCGATCCGCGGCTTCATCCTCGAAAAGGGGATGAAGGGTCTTTCCGCCCCGAAGATCGAAGGCAAGGTATCCCTGCGCGCCTCGATCACCGGCGAGATCGTGATGGACGGCGTGGAAGTTGGCGAGGATGCGCTGCTGCCCCATGTTTCGGGCCTCAAGGGCCCGTTCGGCTGTCTCAACCGCGCGCGTTACGGCATCGGCTGGGGCGCGATGGGTGCGGCCGAATTCTGCTATGAAGCGGCGCGCAATTACACCCTCGAGCGCAAGCAGTTCGGGCGCCCGCTCGCGGCGAACCAGATCGTCCAGCTGAAACTCGCCAACATGCTCACCGAAATTTCGATGGGCCTGCAGACCGCGCTACGCGTCGGCCGACTGATCGACGAAGGGCGGCTGGTGCCTGACGCGATCAGCCTCCTGAAGCGCAACAATTGCGGCAAGGCGCTCGATATCGCCCGCGTCGCGCGCGATATGCATGGCGGCAACGGGATTTCGGCCGATTATCACGTCATTCGTCACGCTGTGAACCTCGAGACGGTGAACACCTATGAGGGAACGCACGACGTCCATGCGCTGATCCTGGGTCGTGCGATCACCGGCATTCCTGCCTTCTTCTGA
- a CDS encoding uroporphyrinogen-III synthase, protein MKQGLPLIVTRADPGGAATVERAKALGLDARHLPLFAARPLDWAVPADGFDALLLTSAQAVRLAGPGLANLAGLPVYTVGPATAAAAEAAGLAVVMTGPGDGQSLLDAMASQDIDHILWLCGRDRSAFDARNAQLTSLPVYAVDPVDPPPGWSEAIAEPAVLLAHSARGAARIAELVGSARAHLSLVAISAAAAAGAGEGWGQIAIAAQSDDAAMLAAAHNLCQKGE, encoded by the coding sequence ATGAAACAGGGCCTGCCGCTGATCGTGACGCGGGCCGATCCGGGCGGCGCGGCGACGGTCGAGCGAGCAAAGGCGCTGGGTCTCGACGCACGACATCTTCCGCTGTTTGCGGCGCGGCCGCTCGACTGGGCTGTTCCGGCGGATGGTTTCGACGCGCTGTTGCTGACAAGCGCGCAGGCGGTGCGGCTCGCGGGGCCGGGTCTCGCCAACCTGGCGGGCCTTCCCGTCTATACCGTCGGACCCGCGACCGCTGCGGCGGCCGAGGCAGCGGGGCTTGCCGTCGTCATGACCGGACCCGGCGACGGGCAGTCGCTGCTCGACGCCATGGCGTCGCAAGATATCGATCATATTCTGTGGCTTTGCGGACGCGACCGGTCGGCTTTCGACGCCCGCAACGCCCAATTGACGTCCTTGCCGGTCTATGCGGTCGATCCCGTCGATCCGCCGCCCGGCTGGAGCGAGGCGATCGCCGAACCCGCGGTGCTGCTCGCGCATTCGGCGCGTGGCGCGGCACGCATTGCCGAACTCGTCGGGAGTGCGCGGGCGCATCTGTCGCTCGTTGCGATCAGCGCCGCAGCGGCAGCCGGGGCTGGCGAAGGCTGGGGACAAATTGCCATCGCGGCACAGTCCGACGACGCCGCAATGTTGGCAGCGGCGCATAATTTGTGCCAAAAGGGCGAATAA
- a CDS encoding CaiB/BaiF CoA-transferase family protein, which translates to MKPLEGLRVVELARVLAGPWCGQLLADLGAEVVKVERPGPGDDTREWGPPFVAGPDGDNLGAAYYHSCNRGKHSVAVDIASPEGQAEVRALLAGADVVIENYKVGGLAKYGLDPARLRADFPQLVVCSITGFGQTGPYAHRAGYDYIVQAMSGFMSLTGEPDGAPQKAGIAYADIFTGMYSAVAILAALRRRDVTGSGAHIDMALLDSQVAVLANQAANYLASGVVPKRMGNAHVNVVPYQVFATADGQLVIAVGNDGQYRKLCAILGVPEWADDPRFVNNAARLANRTALIPLLAAKIAAWDAQPLSLALEAEGVPAGPINDLAQVFADPQVVARGMRFRPDGASIDGVASPIVIDGERMVAAAGAPPLGT; encoded by the coding sequence ATGAAGCCGCTGGAGGGACTGCGCGTCGTCGAACTGGCGCGCGTGCTCGCAGGGCCATGGTGCGGGCAATTGCTCGCCGACCTTGGCGCGGAGGTCGTGAAGGTCGAGCGGCCGGGTCCGGGCGACGACACGCGCGAATGGGGTCCGCCCTTCGTCGCCGGCCCCGACGGCGACAATCTGGGTGCGGCCTATTATCACAGCTGCAACCGCGGCAAGCACAGCGTTGCAGTCGATATCGCGAGTCCGGAGGGGCAGGCCGAGGTTCGTGCGTTGCTGGCCGGGGCCGACGTCGTCATCGAGAACTACAAGGTCGGCGGGCTCGCCAAATACGGCCTCGATCCGGCGCGGCTCCGCGCCGATTTCCCGCAGCTCGTTGTCTGTTCGATCACCGGGTTCGGTCAGACCGGGCCCTATGCGCACCGCGCGGGTTACGATTATATCGTGCAGGCGATGAGCGGCTTCATGTCGCTGACCGGCGAGCCCGACGGGGCGCCGCAGAAGGCGGGGATCGCCTATGCGGACATATTCACCGGCATGTATTCGGCGGTCGCGATCCTTGCGGCGCTGCGACGTCGTGACGTCACCGGATCCGGCGCGCATATCGACATGGCATTGCTCGACAGCCAGGTCGCAGTGCTGGCGAACCAGGCCGCCAATTACCTCGCGAGCGGGGTGGTGCCGAAGCGGATGGGCAATGCGCATGTCAATGTCGTGCCCTATCAGGTCTTTGCGACCGCCGACGGCCAATTGGTGATCGCGGTCGGGAATGACGGCCAGTATCGCAAGCTCTGCGCCATATTGGGCGTTCCCGAATGGGCCGACGACCCGCGCTTCGTGAACAATGCCGCACGGCTGGCGAATCGCACCGCACTGATCCCGTTGCTTGCGGCGAAGATCGCGGCGTGGGACGCGCAACCGCTCTCGCTGGCGCTCGAGGCGGAGGGTGTGCCCGCGGGTCCGATCAACGACCTTGCCCAGGTATTCGCCGATCCGCAGGTGGTGGCGCGCGGGATGCGCTTTCGCCCCGACGGAGCATCGATCGATGGCGTCGCAAGCCCGATCGTCATCGATGGCGAGCGTATGGTTGCGGCCGCCGGGGCCCCGCCGCTCGGCACATAG